A stretch of Crossiella cryophila DNA encodes these proteins:
- a CDS encoding ATP-binding cassette domain-containing protein — MSNILELRGVNKSFGPVHVLHDVDLAVKAGEVTALVGDNGAGKSTLVKCIAGIHPTESGEILFNGQPVAIGSPRDAAALGIEVVYQDLALCDNLDIVDNMFLGREKTNGLTLDDAAMEQAARKVLADLSVRTVKSVRTPVASLSGGQRQTVAIAKSVLWDSKVVLLDEPTAALGVAQTRQVLDLVRRLADNGLGVVLISHNMNDVFEVSDTVAALYLGRLAAQVPTKSLSHAQAVELITSGRTGDIGIAKPEAATI, encoded by the coding sequence GTGAGCAACATTCTCGAACTGCGCGGCGTGAACAAGAGCTTCGGTCCGGTGCACGTGCTGCACGACGTGGACCTGGCGGTCAAGGCCGGTGAGGTCACCGCGCTGGTCGGTGACAACGGCGCGGGCAAGTCCACGCTGGTCAAGTGCATCGCGGGCATCCACCCGACCGAATCAGGCGAGATCCTGTTCAACGGGCAGCCGGTGGCCATCGGCAGCCCGAGGGACGCGGCCGCGCTGGGCATCGAGGTCGTGTACCAGGACCTCGCGCTGTGCGACAACCTCGACATCGTGGACAACATGTTCCTCGGCCGGGAGAAGACCAACGGCCTGACCCTGGACGACGCGGCCATGGAGCAGGCGGCCCGCAAGGTGCTCGCCGACCTGTCCGTGCGCACGGTGAAGTCGGTGCGCACCCCGGTGGCCTCGCTCTCCGGTGGGCAGCGGCAGACCGTGGCCATCGCCAAGTCGGTGCTGTGGGACAGCAAGGTGGTGCTGCTCGACGAGCCGACCGCCGCGCTGGGCGTGGCCCAGACCCGCCAGGTCCTCGACCTGGTGCGCAGGCTCGCCGACAACGGGCTCGGCGTGGTGCTGATCAGCCACAACATGAACGACGTGTTCGAGGTCTCCGACACCGTGGCCGCGCTCTACCTGGGCCGCCTGGCCGCCCAGGTGCCGACCAAGAGCCTGTCGCACGCCCAGGCGGTCGAGCTGATCACCTCGGGCCGCACCGGCGACATCGGCATCGCCAAGCCGGAAGCCGCCACGATCTGA
- a CDS encoding sugar ABC transporter permease has product MTETQADTGAAKPDGGSTAVADFGIDNTQRSFGQAVGDYGARLRGGQLGVLPALGGLAVLFLFFASQSSDFLTLGNLSNLLAQGAGTVVIGMGLVFVLLLGEIDLSAGTASGVTAAIFALHLSTGGNLLGKMGLAVFIITIIGLLVAAAMAVLTRLWVAAIPAVLAAGIMIVGVPANPWVEILLAICFGTAIGCLTGFLVARVGIPSFVVTLALFLAWQGVVLQYIGEGGTLGVGDGVLFEVANGNLSIGLSWLLLVLVVGGYAVAVLTRHFGRLKKKLVAPPTSLVLVKVGAVVVLGAIGTYLLTLNRSLNEAITIAGVPYVVPIVLFLLVIGTFVLDRTRYGRHVYAVGGNAEAARRAGIDVRKIRMSVFVIASTIAAIGAIIYSSKVGSVDPQAGGGNTLLFAVGAAVIGGTSLFGGKGRVRDAVVGGAVIATIENGLRLLGEPAAVVSIVTGLVLLLAASVDALSRRRAPAGVR; this is encoded by the coding sequence ATGACCGAGACCCAAGCCGACACCGGGGCCGCCAAGCCCGATGGCGGCTCGACCGCCGTCGCCGACTTCGGCATCGACAACACGCAGCGCAGCTTCGGCCAGGCCGTCGGCGACTACGGCGCCCGGCTGCGCGGCGGCCAGCTCGGCGTGCTGCCCGCCCTTGGCGGACTCGCCGTGCTCTTCCTCTTCTTCGCCAGCCAGTCCAGTGACTTCCTCACCCTGGGCAACCTGTCCAACCTGCTCGCCCAGGGCGCGGGCACCGTGGTCATCGGCATGGGCCTGGTGTTCGTGCTGCTGCTCGGCGAGATCGACCTCTCCGCCGGCACCGCCTCCGGCGTCACCGCGGCGATCTTCGCGCTGCACCTGTCCACCGGCGGCAACCTGCTCGGCAAGATGGGCCTCGCGGTCTTCATCATCACCATCATCGGCCTGCTGGTCGCCGCGGCGATGGCCGTGCTCACCAGGCTCTGGGTGGCCGCCATCCCGGCCGTGCTGGCCGCCGGGATCATGATCGTCGGCGTGCCGGCCAACCCGTGGGTGGAGATCCTGCTCGCGATCTGCTTCGGCACCGCGATCGGCTGCCTCACCGGCTTCCTGGTCGCCAGGGTGGGCATCCCGTCCTTCGTGGTGACCCTGGCCCTGTTCCTCGCCTGGCAGGGCGTTGTCCTGCAGTACATCGGCGAGGGCGGCACCCTGGGCGTCGGCGACGGCGTGCTGTTCGAGGTGGCCAACGGCAACCTGTCCATCGGGCTGAGCTGGCTGCTGCTGGTGCTGGTCGTCGGCGGCTACGCGGTGGCCGTGCTGACCAGGCACTTCGGCAGGCTGAAGAAGAAGCTGGTGGCCCCGCCGACCTCGCTGGTGCTGGTCAAGGTCGGTGCGGTGGTGGTGCTCGGCGCGATCGGCACCTACCTGCTCACGCTCAACCGCAGCCTGAACGAGGCGATCACCATCGCCGGCGTGCCCTACGTGGTGCCCATCGTGCTGTTCCTGCTGGTCATCGGCACCTTCGTGCTCGACCGCACCCGCTACGGCCGGCACGTCTACGCCGTCGGCGGCAACGCCGAGGCGGCCCGCCGGGCGGGCATCGACGTGCGCAAGATCAGGATGTCGGTGTTCGTGATCGCCTCCACCATCGCCGCGATCGGTGCGATCATCTACTCCTCGAAGGTCGGTTCGGTCGACCCGCAGGCCGGTGGCGGCAACACCTTGCTCTTCGCCGTCGGCGCGGCCGTCATCGGCGGCACCTCGCTCTTCGGCGGCAAGGGCCGGGTGCGGGACGCGGTCGTCGGCGGCGCGGTCATCGCCACCATCGAGAACGGTCTGCGACTGCTCGGCGAGCCCGCCGCGGTGGTCTCCATCGTCACCGGGCTGGTGCTGCTGCTGGCGGCCAGCGTGGACGCGCTGTCCCGGCGGCGTGCGCCTGCCGGCGTGCGCTGA
- a CDS encoding ROK family transcriptional regulator, which yields MSSAPTAGTRPDEVRRHNRAALLRRLHVDGPSTRAELATELGLNRSTIKALVDELTALGLVTEQVPTHRQGAGRPSLLVLPQARAVPVLAVDVGVEQVTVAAVGIGGTVLGGRHWAQARGGADPETVLAKVATACRELATELGRPPVRIGVSVPGVVRRADGLVHEAPNLHWTGVPFGRMLSTELRLPVQVGNDADLGGLAEHIRGAARDAADIVFLSAEVGVGGGVIVGGAPLRGTGGYVGELGHMVVNPQGRSCYCGCRGCWETEIGEDALCRALNLTGGAARAEIVAELASLALRPEDARHRLEGFAGWLALGLTNVVNVVAPELVVLGGLLAVLPPVVVTEVAETVSRRSLVGRAAGRLRMVTSTLGADAALVGAAELAFEQVFANG from the coding sequence TTGAGCAGCGCGCCCACCGCGGGCACCAGACCGGACGAGGTCCGCAGGCACAACCGGGCCGCGCTGCTCCGCAGACTGCATGTGGACGGCCCGAGCACGCGTGCCGAACTGGCCACCGAACTCGGGCTGAACCGCAGCACGATCAAGGCACTGGTGGACGAGCTGACCGCGCTCGGCCTGGTCACCGAACAGGTCCCCACGCACCGCCAGGGCGCCGGACGGCCCTCGCTGCTGGTGCTGCCCCAGGCGCGGGCGGTGCCGGTGCTGGCGGTGGACGTTGGCGTCGAACAGGTGACCGTGGCCGCGGTCGGCATCGGCGGCACCGTGCTCGGCGGCAGGCACTGGGCCCAGGCCAGGGGTGGGGCCGATCCGGAGACGGTGCTGGCCAAGGTGGCCACCGCCTGCCGGGAACTGGCCACCGAACTGGGCAGGCCGCCGGTGCGCATCGGCGTGTCCGTGCCAGGGGTGGTGCGACGCGCCGACGGACTGGTGCACGAGGCGCCGAACCTGCACTGGACCGGGGTGCCCTTCGGCCGGATGCTCTCCACCGAGCTACGGCTGCCCGTCCAGGTCGGCAACGACGCCGATCTGGGTGGGCTGGCCGAGCACATCCGAGGCGCGGCCAGGGACGCCGCGGACATCGTGTTCCTGTCCGCCGAGGTCGGCGTCGGCGGCGGGGTGATCGTCGGCGGCGCGCCGTTGCGCGGCACCGGCGGCTACGTCGGCGAGCTGGGGCACATGGTGGTCAACCCGCAGGGCCGGTCCTGCTACTGCGGCTGCCGCGGCTGCTGGGAGACCGAGATCGGCGAGGACGCGCTGTGCCGGGCGCTCAACCTCACCGGGGGCGCCGCACGTGCGGAGATCGTGGCCGAGCTGGCCTCGCTGGCCCTGCGGCCCGAGGACGCCAGGCACCGGCTCGAGGGGTTCGCCGGGTGGCTGGCCCTTGGTCTGACCAACGTGGTCAACGTGGTCGCGCCCGAACTGGTGGTGCTGGGAGGACTGCTGGCCGTGCTGCCGCCCGTGGTGGTGACCGAGGTGGCCGAGACGGTGTCCCGGCGCAGTCTGGTCGGGCGGGCCGCGGGCCGGCTGCGGATGGTGACGTCCACGCTGGGCGCGGACGCCGCGCTGGTTGGCGCGGCCGAACTGGCGTTCGAGCAGGTGTTCGCCAACGGCTGA
- a CDS encoding DUF7455 domain-containing protein produces the protein MPGTLTRPELTAADRCDRCGAAARVRAVLQSGGELLFCGHHAREHETKLKELAANIQEG, from the coding sequence ATGCCTGGAACACTCACCCGCCCCGAGCTGACCGCTGCCGACCGTTGCGACCGTTGCGGGGCCGCTGCTCGAGTTCGTGCCGTTCTGCAGTCCGGGGGCGAGCTCCTGTTCTGCGGTCACCACGCCAGGGAACACGAGACCAAGCTGAAGGAGCTTGCGGCGAACATCCAGGAAGGGTGA
- a CDS encoding RNA polymerase sigma factor, with amino-acid sequence MATADTATRPSPAVEADEQATPARKAPAKTAAKPAARKPAAKTTKAAGAKAPAKKAAAKPGPAGKAAAKPADGDEPVLEDIEEDLELEADLVVADDPEPAEEEPQKTGSFVWDEEESEALRQARKDAELTASADSVRAYLKQIGKVALLNAEEEVALAKRIEAGLYAAERYRQAEEEGAQLSTQMRRDLRWIIRDGERAKNHLLEANLRLVVSLAKRYTGRGMAFLDLIQEGNLGLIRAVEKFDYTKGYKFSTYATWWIRQAITRAMADQARTIRIPVHMVEVINKLGRIQRELLQDLGREPTPEELAKEMDITPEKVLEIQQYAREPISLDQTIGDEGDSHLGDFIEDSEAVIAVDAVSFTLLQDQLQSVLATLSEREAGVVRLRFGLTDGQPRTLDEIGQVYGVTRERIRQIESKTMSKLRHPSRSQVLRDYLD; translated from the coding sequence GTGGCCACCGCAGACACCGCTACCCGGCCTTCCCCCGCAGTCGAGGCCGACGAGCAGGCGACCCCGGCCCGCAAGGCCCCGGCGAAGACGGCGGCCAAGCCAGCCGCCAGGAAGCCCGCCGCGAAGACCACCAAGGCGGCTGGGGCCAAGGCCCCGGCGAAGAAGGCCGCCGCGAAGCCCGGTCCGGCAGGCAAGGCCGCGGCCAAGCCGGCCGACGGCGACGAGCCGGTCCTGGAGGACATCGAGGAGGACCTCGAACTCGAGGCCGACCTGGTCGTCGCCGACGACCCGGAGCCTGCCGAGGAGGAGCCGCAGAAGACCGGCAGCTTCGTCTGGGACGAGGAGGAGTCCGAGGCGCTGCGGCAGGCCCGCAAGGACGCCGAACTCACCGCCTCCGCCGACTCCGTCCGCGCCTACCTCAAGCAGATCGGCAAGGTCGCCCTCCTCAACGCCGAGGAGGAGGTGGCCCTGGCCAAGCGGATCGAGGCCGGCCTCTACGCCGCCGAGCGCTACCGCCAGGCCGAGGAGGAGGGCGCGCAGCTCTCCACCCAGATGCGGCGGGACCTGCGCTGGATCATCCGCGACGGCGAGCGGGCCAAGAACCACCTGCTGGAGGCCAACCTCCGCCTGGTGGTCAGCCTGGCCAAGCGCTACACCGGCCGCGGCATGGCCTTCCTGGACCTGATCCAGGAGGGCAACCTGGGCCTGATCCGGGCAGTCGAGAAGTTCGACTACACCAAGGGCTACAAGTTCTCCACCTACGCGACCTGGTGGATCCGCCAGGCCATCACCAGGGCCATGGCCGACCAGGCCCGCACCATCCGCATCCCGGTGCACATGGTCGAGGTCATCAACAAGCTCGGCCGCATACAGCGCGAACTCCTGCAGGACCTGGGCCGCGAGCCCACCCCCGAGGAACTCGCCAAGGAAATGGACATCACGCCAGAGAAGGTCCTGGAGATCCAGCAGTACGCCCGCGAGCCGATCTCGCTGGACCAGACCATCGGCGACGAGGGCGACTCGCACCTGGGTGACTTCATCGAGGACTCCGAGGCCGTGATCGCGGTCGACGCGGTCTCCTTCACCCTGCTGCAGGACCAGCTCCAGTCGGTGCTGGCCACGCTGTCCGAGCGCGAGGCGGGCGTGGTCCGGCTGCGCTTCGGGCTCACCGACGGCCAGCCGCGCACCCTGGACGAGATCGGCCAGGTCTACGGCGTGACCAGGGAACGGATCCGCCAGATCGAGTCCAAGACGATGTCCAAGCTGCGGCACCCGTCGCGCTCCCAGGTGCTGCGCGACTACCTCGACTGA
- the ppgK gene encoding polyphosphate--glucose phosphotransferase has translation MSATRGFGVDIGGSGIKGCVVDLETGVLEGERLRIPTPQPSTPEAVAEVVAEIVGKFGWEGPVGVTLPCVVKRGVAHSAANVDPGWIGTDAAALFAGKLGRATTEVVVLNDADAAGLAEMRFGAGLGKDGTVVLLTFGTGIGSAVFLDGKLVPNTEFGHLEVDGHDAEKQAAASVKEDLDLSWEEWAPRVTRYLRVLEDLVWPDLVIAGGGVSKKAHKWLPLLEVRTEVVAATLKNDAGIVGAASAAAGLRG, from the coding sequence ATGAGCGCTACCCGCGGGTTCGGAGTCGATATCGGCGGCTCCGGCATCAAGGGCTGTGTCGTGGACCTCGAGACCGGAGTGCTCGAGGGCGAGCGGCTACGCATCCCCACCCCGCAACCGTCCACGCCCGAGGCGGTGGCCGAGGTCGTCGCGGAGATCGTCGGGAAGTTCGGCTGGGAGGGGCCGGTCGGCGTCACCCTGCCCTGTGTGGTCAAGCGGGGCGTCGCGCACAGCGCGGCCAACGTCGACCCCGGCTGGATCGGCACGGACGCGGCCGCCCTGTTCGCGGGCAAGCTGGGCCGGGCCACCACCGAGGTCGTCGTGCTCAACGACGCCGACGCGGCGGGCCTGGCCGAGATGCGCTTCGGCGCGGGCCTGGGCAAGGACGGCACGGTGGTCCTGCTGACCTTCGGCACCGGCATCGGCAGCGCGGTGTTCCTGGACGGCAAGCTGGTCCCCAACACCGAGTTCGGCCACCTGGAGGTGGACGGGCACGACGCGGAGAAGCAGGCCGCGGCCTCGGTCAAGGAGGACCTGGACCTGTCCTGGGAGGAATGGGCGCCCAGGGTCACCCGGTACCTGCGGGTGCTGGAGGACCTGGTGTGGCCGGACCTGGTGATCGCGGGCGGCGGGGTCAGCAAGAAGGCGCACAAGTGGCTGCCGCTGCTGGAGGTGCGCACCGAGGTGGTGGCGGCGACGTTGAAGAACGACGCCGGCATCGTCGGCGCGGCCAGTGCCGCGGCGGGGCTGCGCGGCTGA
- a CDS encoding inositol monophosphatase family protein, producing MWSYGPVGLADEVPTLVDPARLRTVAIEVASAAGELVAAMRGGQRRFSGAVDTKSTATDVVTAADRAAEELIRSRLAELRPADGVLGEEAGDDAAGARVRWVVDPIDGTVNYLYGLPQYAVSVAAEVDGIAVAACVVEPAAGRVWSAARGQGATLDGEPLRASATVELPLTLVATGFAYKVERRGRQADLAARLARSVRDLRRSGSAAIDLCSVAAGWVDAYFEHGLGHWDWAGGGLIAEEAGAVLRRPNADGIDPDGLGADLTLAVAPGVAAELTELLRRSGAAEI from the coding sequence ATGTGGTCGTATGGTCCCGTGGGTCTGGCTGATGAGGTACCGACGTTGGTGGATCCGGCCCGGTTGCGCACCGTCGCGATCGAGGTCGCGAGCGCGGCAGGCGAGCTGGTCGCGGCCATGAGAGGTGGTCAGCGGCGGTTTTCCGGCGCGGTGGACACCAAGAGCACCGCGACCGACGTGGTCACCGCGGCCGACCGCGCCGCCGAGGAGCTGATCCGGTCCCGGCTGGCGGAACTGCGTCCCGCCGACGGCGTGCTCGGCGAGGAAGCCGGTGACGACGCCGCCGGCGCCAGGGTGCGCTGGGTGGTCGACCCGATCGACGGCACGGTGAACTACCTCTACGGCCTGCCGCAGTACGCGGTCTCGGTGGCCGCCGAGGTGGACGGCATCGCGGTCGCGGCCTGCGTGGTCGAACCCGCGGCGGGCCGGGTGTGGAGCGCGGCACGCGGACAGGGCGCCACCCTCGACGGCGAACCGCTGCGCGCCTCGGCCACCGTCGAACTGCCGTTGACGCTGGTCGCGACCGGTTTCGCGTACAAGGTCGAGCGACGAGGGCGGCAGGCCGACCTGGCCGCCCGGCTGGCCAGGAGCGTGCGCGACCTGCGGCGCAGCGGCTCGGCCGCGATCGACCTGTGCTCGGTGGCGGCGGGCTGGGTGGACGCCTATTTCGAGCACGGGCTCGGGCACTGGGACTGGGCGGGCGGCGGGCTGATCGCCGAAGAAGCCGGGGCGGTGCTGCGGCGGCCGAACGCGGACGGTATCGATCCGGACGGGCTGGGCGCGGACCTCACCCTCGCCGTGGCCCCAGGGGTGGCGGCAGAACTGACAGAACTACTGCGCCGCTCCGGAGCCGCCGAGATCTGA
- the cei gene encoding envelope integrity protein Cei — protein sequence MAAGSVRQGLGRYRRRRPLPALIILALLGVIATFVWSKVFRNVDDVEAAVRCDGPPAVEAGKTPYNGQGQPRDALDKTDPWPAADVKIRVLNGGGLRGQAKLVNEELIGFGFNKAGEPGDDPVYGDKLSCHGQLRYGPNGAGAARTMSLLAPCVQLVRDERQDSTIDVVLGKKFDGIKPAPSTRQLMDKLKEWAEQQPEKGGQQAAPPPPQLDADQLASARNVHC from the coding sequence GTGGCAGCGGGGAGCGTGAGGCAGGGCCTCGGACGTTATCGGAGGCGACGCCCGCTACCGGCGCTGATCATCCTGGCCTTGCTGGGTGTGATAGCGACGTTCGTGTGGAGCAAGGTCTTCCGCAACGTCGACGACGTGGAGGCCGCGGTCCGCTGTGACGGGCCCCCGGCGGTGGAGGCCGGCAAGACCCCCTACAACGGCCAGGGCCAGCCGAGGGACGCGCTGGACAAGACCGATCCGTGGCCGGCGGCCGATGTGAAGATTCGCGTGCTCAATGGCGGTGGCCTGCGCGGACAGGCGAAACTGGTCAACGAGGAGCTGATCGGTTTCGGCTTCAACAAGGCCGGTGAGCCGGGCGATGACCCGGTCTACGGGGACAAGCTCAGCTGCCACGGCCAGCTCCGCTACGGCCCGAACGGGGCCGGTGCGGCCCGCACGATGAGCCTGCTGGCGCCGTGCGTGCAGCTGGTGCGGGACGAGCGTCAGGACTCCACCATCGACGTGGTGCTCGGCAAGAAGTTCGACGGGATCAAGCCCGCGCCGAGCACCCGCCAGCTGATGGACAAGCTCAAGGAATGGGCCGAGCAGCAGCCCGAGAAGGGCGGCCAGCAGGCCGCGCCGCCACCCCCGCAACTCGACGCCGACCAGCTCGCGAGCGCACGCAACGTGCACTGCTGA
- a CDS encoding DUF4193 domain-containing protein, which produces MATDYDAPRRGETDDLAEDSLEELKARRNETQSGVVDVDTDAPDENFELPGADLSGEELTVKVLPKQDDEFTCSRCFLLHHRSRLSREKAGQYICRDCD; this is translated from the coding sequence ATGGCGACCGACTACGACGCACCGCGCCGTGGCGAGACCGACGACCTCGCCGAGGACTCGCTTGAAGAGCTGAAGGCGCGGCGTAACGAGACTCAGTCCGGGGTGGTCGACGTCGACACCGACGCGCCGGACGAGAACTTCGAGCTGCCCGGCGCCGACCTGTCCGGCGAGGAGCTGACCGTCAAGGTGCTCCCGAAGCAGGACGACGAGTTCACCTGCTCCCGCTGCTTCCTGCTGCACCACCGCAGCCGGTTGTCCAGGGAGAAGGCCGGGCAGTACATCTGCCGCGACTGCGACTGA
- a CDS encoding DUF3093 domain-containing protein produces the protein MPVSRNARAVDTTGDVLFSERLYLPWWGWPLPLAGAVLLAAEIHMGYPGVRSWLPYLLLVPLVVVTMLWLGRRQVQVKGGELWVGEAHLPLEFVGRVSTLNAEEKRPALGRDLDPAAFVAHQGWVGPAVLVELTDPDDPTPYWIFSVRQAEKLAGLLRELAAKSAH, from the coding sequence ATGCCCGTGAGCAGGAACGCGCGCGCGGTCGATACGACCGGGGATGTCCTCTTCAGTGAGCGGCTCTACCTCCCGTGGTGGGGCTGGCCGCTACCCCTGGCCGGTGCGGTGCTGCTGGCCGCGGAGATCCACATGGGTTACCCGGGGGTGCGCTCCTGGCTGCCGTACCTGCTGCTGGTGCCACTGGTCGTGGTGACCATGCTGTGGCTGGGCAGGCGGCAGGTGCAGGTCAAGGGCGGTGAGCTGTGGGTGGGCGAGGCCCACCTGCCGCTGGAGTTCGTCGGCAGGGTCAGCACGCTGAACGCCGAGGAGAAGCGCCCGGCGCTGGGCCGGGACCTGGACCCGGCCGCGTTCGTGGCGCACCAGGGCTGGGTCGGACCCGCGGTACTGGTCGAGTTGACCGACCCGGACGACCCCACCCCGTACTGGATCTTCAGCGTCCGGCAGGCGGAGAAGCTGGCCGGACTGCTGCGCGAACTGGCGGCGAAGTCCGCCCACTAG
- the dut gene encoding dUTP diphosphatase, protein MPSVEVLLTRLDPDVPVPSYARPGDAGADLVTTSDLVLPPGERAVVGTGVAIALPIGFAAFVHPRSGLAARAGLSVVNTPGTIDAGYRGEIKICLVNHDLREPIKLLRGDRIAQLVIQRVEQAEFREVAELPESVRGAGGYGSTGGAAALAGQRAGQHDGSPDVTEV, encoded by the coding sequence GTGCCCAGCGTTGAGGTGCTCCTGACCCGGCTTGATCCGGATGTGCCCGTCCCGTCCTACGCCCGTCCCGGCGATGCCGGCGCCGACCTGGTGACCACCAGCGACCTGGTGCTGCCACCCGGCGAGCGCGCGGTGGTCGGCACCGGGGTGGCGATCGCGCTGCCCATCGGGTTCGCCGCCTTCGTGCACCCGAGGTCCGGGCTGGCGGCCAGGGCCGGGCTCAGCGTGGTCAACACGCCTGGCACCATCGACGCGGGCTACCGCGGCGAGATCAAGATCTGTCTGGTCAACCACGACCTGCGCGAACCGATCAAGCTGCTCCGCGGCGACCGGATCGCGCAGCTGGTCATCCAGCGGGTCGAACAGGCCGAGTTCCGCGAGGTCGCCGAGCTGCCCGAGTCCGTGCGCGGTGCGGGCGGCTACGGGTCGACCGGGGGAGCCGCGGCACTGGCCGGGCAGCGAGCCGGGCAGCACGACGGCTCGCCTGATGTGACGGAGGTCTGA
- a CDS encoding DUF3710 domain-containing protein: protein MFGFGRRGKRRKAAGEQAGGGEHLEPAGEAAEEGFDGPYDEREAPADQVSRLDLGSIRVPVPDGTQLQVEVAPEGEVQAVHLVTPVARLTVSAFAAPRSGGLWQEVHKELAEQLRNDGARVVLEGGDWGTELVASSPEMSLRFVGVDGPRWMLRAVAAGPTEHSAAAGEALREIVRGTVVVRGESPLPVRTPLPLELPDAIAKHLAQEQG from the coding sequence ATGTTCGGGTTCGGGCGGCGCGGCAAGCGGCGCAAGGCGGCTGGCGAGCAGGCAGGCGGCGGGGAACACCTCGAGCCGGCCGGCGAGGCCGCCGAGGAGGGTTTCGACGGGCCCTACGACGAGCGTGAGGCGCCCGCGGACCAGGTGTCCCGGCTGGATCTCGGTTCGATCCGGGTGCCGGTGCCCGACGGCACCCAGCTCCAGGTGGAGGTGGCGCCGGAGGGCGAGGTGCAGGCCGTGCACCTGGTGACCCCGGTGGCCAGGCTCACCGTGAGTGCTTTCGCCGCCCCCCGATCGGGTGGGCTGTGGCAGGAGGTGCACAAGGAGCTGGCCGAGCAGCTGCGCAACGACGGCGCCCGCGTGGTGCTGGAGGGCGGGGACTGGGGCACCGAGCTGGTGGCCTCCTCGCCGGAGATGTCGCTGCGCTTCGTCGGCGTGGACGGGCCGCGCTGGATGCTGCGCGCGGTCGCGGCCGGACCGACCGAGCACTCCGCCGCGGCCGGGGAGGCGCTGCGCGAGATCGTGCGCGGCACCGTGGTCGTGCGCGGGGAATCGCCGCTGCCGGTGCGCACCCCGCTGCCGCTGGAGCTGCCGGACGCGATCGCCAAGCACCTGGCCCAGGAACAGGGCTAG
- a CDS encoding OB-fold nucleic acid binding domain-containing protein, which translates to MSGSGGYWRRMVRKLTSDVSELDADDLSRKAEAQGAVKACDCRSGEEVTVLGRLRSVELCPRDAVATLEAELYDGTEGVTLVWLGRRRIPGIEPGRTIKARGRIAVRDGRKVLYNPYYELQTTS; encoded by the coding sequence ATGAGTGGCAGCGGGGGCTACTGGCGGCGGATGGTCCGCAAGCTGACGAGTGACGTCAGTGAGCTGGACGCCGATGACCTGTCCCGAAAAGCCGAGGCACAGGGCGCCGTGAAGGCGTGCGACTGCCGATCCGGCGAGGAGGTCACCGTGCTGGGCAGGCTGCGCAGCGTGGAGCTGTGCCCGCGCGACGCGGTGGCGACCCTGGAGGCCGAGTTGTACGACGGCACCGAGGGGGTCACCCTGGTGTGGCTCGGCAGGCGCCGCATCCCCGGTATCGAGCCGGGCCGCACGATCAAGGCGCGGGGGCGGATCGCGGTGCGGGACGGGCGTAAAGTGCTCTACAACCCGTACTACGAGCTGCAGACCACCTCCTGA
- a CDS encoding DUF3159 domain-containing protein — MSEPTTPQAGPTAAVPEHPESPDPRSADLEPARSATEDAVTEDAVAEPEEPPMPTMWEQMGGLVGFISASVPVAVFVFVNWATSMWPAIWSALGVAVAIGLWRLIRKEKLMPAVSGVLGVGIAAFIAYRVGEAKGFFLYGIWVSLIFGGLFLVSLLVRWPLVGVIWSGLNGHGFGWREHPKARFGYDLATVFWTLVFAARFVVQNWLYEGDQTTLLGITRLAMGYPLTAIALLVTVWAVRRAKQIEENHNQAITAQPTGLNSA, encoded by the coding sequence ATGAGCGAACCCACCACTCCGCAGGCCGGTCCGACCGCCGCCGTGCCGGAGCATCCCGAGTCCCCGGACCCCAGGTCCGCCGATCTCGAACCCGCCAGGAGCGCCACCGAGGACGCTGTCACCGAGGATGCCGTGGCAGAGCCCGAAGAGCCCCCCATGCCCACCATGTGGGAGCAGATGGGCGGCCTGGTCGGCTTCATCTCGGCCTCCGTGCCCGTCGCGGTGTTCGTCTTCGTCAACTGGGCCACCAGCATGTGGCCGGCGATCTGGAGCGCCCTCGGCGTGGCCGTGGCGATCGGCCTGTGGCGGCTGATCCGCAAGGAGAAGCTGATGCCCGCCGTCTCCGGCGTGCTGGGCGTGGGCATCGCCGCGTTCATCGCCTACCGGGTCGGCGAGGCCAAGGGCTTCTTCCTGTACGGCATCTGGGTCAGCCTGATCTTCGGCGGCCTGTTCCTGGTCTCGCTGCTGGTGCGCTGGCCGTTGGTGGGCGTCATCTGGTCGGGGCTCAACGGGCACGGCTTCGGCTGGCGCGAACATCCCAAGGCGCGCTTCGGGTACGACCTGGCGACGGTGTTCTGGACGCTGGTGTTCGCGGCCCGGTTCGTGGTGCAGAACTGGCTGTACGAGGGCGATCAGACGACGCTGCTGGGAATCACCCGGCTGGCCATGGGATATCCGCTGACGGCGATCGCCCTGCTGGTGACGGTATGGGCGGTCCGGCGCGCGAAGCAGATCGAGGAGAACCACAACCAGGCCATCACGGCCCAGCCCACCGGCCTCAACTCAGCCTGA